Genomic segment of Hymenobacter volaticus:
GTACCATTACTTGAACGAGCGCTCTAGAAGTGATACAAGGATTCACGGCTAGAGATAACTCACCATTTGGTGATGACAACGGTTAATTAACAAGCCAAGGCGGACGCATTCTGCTCCTAGCTGGTGGGGGCTTGGCTGCAGTTGCTAATTCAGGCCGTGCTTGCCGCGCCGGCCGCAGCGCCGGGTGCCCTATCTCGCACGCCAGCCGCTCGTTAGTAGAGCAGGGCCACCCGCGCAGGACCTTCGGCCTTACTTTTTTGCTCCCGCACTAGAGTGCGTACCCGAGGGCGGCCGGCGCAGCCTGGGAGCAGGGACTTATCGAGCATCGGACACACGGCCTACTTTTAAGACAAGTTTCCACGTAGCCACGTGTTGCGTTGCCGCATCGGGCCAGATAACTTGAAGTTCCTGAGCGACTTGCTCGGTCGGGTTGTACCCTTCCGCGCTTAGGAACCGCTGGGTGGCCGACCACGTGTTCAGATAGCCCAACAAGTCGAGCCGGTTCAGCGGCTTTTCGTAGCTGAAGACAGGGCTGGGAATGTGCTGGAAAGGAAACGGAATAGTCGCGTATCCCGAGTCAATCAGCCGGTTTTCCGGTTGCCAGTAAGGGTCTAGGGTTACATCATGCAACCGGCGTACCACGGCATCTACGGCCGGCGTCAGCGTGGGCACGCCGTAGGCCCAGGCGGCTAGCACCCCGCCAGGCTTGAGCACCCGCCGGACTTCGGCGTAAAATGCCTCGAAGTGAAACCAATGCAACGCCGTGGCCGCCGTCACCAAGTCGGCGCTGTGCGCGGCCAAGTCCGTGTGTTCGGCTTGCTCGACCCGGTAGCTGACTCGTTCGTGGGGCCGACAATGACTGAGTTGCTGAGGGCTGGGATCAGTGGCAACCACGCGCGCATAAAATTGAGCCAGGCTCAGCGCCGCTTGGCCGTTGCCGGTGCCGCAGTCCCAGGCTAGCTCGTGGGCCAGAGTCAAGGAAGCCAGATACGCGTACAACTCCGGCGAGTAAACCGGCCGGAACTGGGCGTAGAGGGCGGCTTGCCGGGAAAAATTGTCTTTGAAAGCAAGAGGAATCATCCCCTTAAATTATAAATCCAAGCGGGAAACTTGCGTCCGCGGGAAATCCGGCCGCTGGGGGTAACCGAGCCGCGTCGGCGAGGATAGCGAATGCCGCTTTGCAGAAACGACTGTACTCGCACCGGTTTTGCAGCCGGCCCGCCCGAATTAAATAATTGGCCACAAGCAGGAGAGTTGAATTTTCTAGCTCGAACTTTCCCCAGGTTCAGCCCGTGGCGAACGGCGCCGCGGCTTATTACCCTGGCGCAACCACGACGGGACCTTGCTCCTTGCTTCGTAGTTGTCGTTGGCGCCTGGCCGTCGCCTTGCTTGGCAGAAAAACCCACGTCGGCACCCCGACGCAGGCCGCGAAATTGCGCTTACCGCGCAAGCGCCGCCAGCCGTCGTTTATGCCAGCTTTCTCGGTGCTGGTTTTAGCCAAGGCGTAGGCGCTTCTAACTGGGTCGCCCCTTGGGCGAGCCGATGGCTTGGTACAACTCCCCGGGCAGCACAAAGTAGAAGTGGTTGGTTTCCAGCCGCAGTTTTTCCGCCTCCACCAGCGCTACATGGGCCCGTTGGCCTTGTAAAGGGCAACGGTTCGGTTCAGCGCCACGCTGGGCGAGTAGTTGACAAGAGGTATCGGACCTTCGGAACGGATAGGGTTCTAGAATCCATTAGCCGTCTTCGTCAGGCCATAGGTAACCTAGAAAGAGAACCGGGGTGGTATGGGATGGAGCGGATGGAGAATTTTCGACTACTAACCAAAGGATGGGAGATAGATGGGTTGAAGAGGCCCATCTGGACAGTAAGCCCCGGCCTTTTCGTATCTTCCCTGGCCTACGTGCAAGCATCTGTCGTCCCATAAGGCTCCTCTTCCCTGCTACTGCTCCCTGCGTATGAAGCCCGACTACTACACGGTCCATCCGGCCTTACAACCGTATGTAAGCCATATTATGGTTCTGCAGGTGCACCTATCCGGCCCGACCGACCACCGGGTTGCGCCTTTCCCGCCGACCCCGCAGCACAGTTTGCACTTCTATCCCGGCGACGCAACCCACTCTCGCCACGCAACCCATCCCTTCCTGGCCTTACCCGAGGCGACGATCGTGGGACCCCAAACCAAGAAAGTCGATCTGGCCCTGGGCGCTAACCACCGCTTTGTGTCGGTGGCCTTTCACCCCGGCGGCCTGTTTCAATTGTTGCGCGTGCCTCTGCACGAGTTGCGGGACGTTCCCTTGTCGGCGGCGGAGCTGCTCGGCCCCGACATTCGGCGGGTCAGTGAGCAACTGCAAGCCACCCGATAGTCGCTGGAGATGAAGCGCCTGGTGGAAGCTTACCTGTTAACGAAGCTGCAGCAGGCGGCCCTCACCCCGTTTGCACAAGCGGCTCATTGGATGGTACACGGCGGCCATATATTCCCGATCGACCAAGCCGCAACCTCCGCCGGCCTGAGTGCCCGCCAGTTCGAGCGCAAAGCCCACGAGCAGCTAGGCTACTCGCCCAAGTTCTTTGCCCGCCTCATTCGCTTCTCGCAAGCCTACCGCCGAAAAGTGAACCATCCCGCGCAGCGGTGGACGTCCATCGCCTACGCCTGTGGGTACTACGATCAGATGCATCTGATCCGTGATTTCAAGGAGTTTACCGCTGCCACCCCAAAACAAGTAGCGCGGGCAATGCAGCAGGCTCCCCTAACGCTGCAAGACGAGCTGCGAATTTAACCTGTCGTATTCGTACTATTTTGGCGGCAAGGCGCCGGCTACCTTCGCTGCGTATCCACTACTCCCCTGCGACGATGAAAACTATATGCGCAACCGGTCTGCTTTTATTCTCTGCCACGGCTGCCTCGGCCCAACTCGACACGGTGAGCTACCCGCAGGAGCGCCAGCAACTACGCGCGCTCCTACACCGCTCCGGCGGCGCGGAACGTGTCTCCTGTTCCGATGATATCGTCGCCGTAGGGGCCAAGGGCGATATTTCGTATTCTGTGCCGCAGTGGCAAGCGGTGCAAGCGACCGGAAAGGTGGTGTTCAAGAGCGTGAAGCCCGTGCCGGGCAGCGAGATTATCCGGCTCTACAGTGGCACGACCGCCGTCGTGAACTGGCTGGCCGACGTGCAGCTCACCGTCGAAGGGCGCCCCGTGGCGCTGAAAGTGCGCCGGCTGGAGGTGTTCATCAAAAAGGAGACGGGTTGGTGTCGGGTAGCGGGTCAAAGAACCGAAGTAGATGAAAAGCTGCATCCGCTAACCCGCTAAGCCGGTGGCGTTAACGAAGGGAAACCAGCGCAGATCTACTTCTTTGGCGCCCCGTTTATCCAAAGCAGCCGAAAGAAGAGGAATTGGAGACAGCGGTGGGTGGTGGCTAGAAGAGAGATATAGTTGACGTTTCTTCCCCACTTGGCAGGGAAAACCGTCAGCGAGAGAGGGCCGTGCAGGAGCATCACGTGGCAAGAACAGATATGATCATAACGTACGGTTTCCTACGCGTTATTGAAGCAGGATAGCTAGTCTAGGCCCTTCCCTTTTCTCCCTGTTATTTCCCCACCCGGCTCTGGCCACGAGCATAGGGGAAGGTAGGGTGGTCCTGCGCGGAGAATGGCGCCGGCAACCGCTATTCACCAGCACTGAAGCGGGAGGTGTTTTAGAGCGGCCGCGCACCCACCTTCTTTCGCCAGGAGCTGGTAGGTGCGCAACTAAATCTGGCCCATGCCGCCATCGACGAAGAGTTCGATGCCGTTCACAAAGCTGGCCTCCGCCGAAGCCAGGAACAGGACTGCGGCGGCTACCTCTTCGGGGCGACCCATTTCCCCGCGCGGAATCAAGGGGGCGATTTGAGCTTTAAAATCCGATCCAGCAGCGGCCATCAGGGGCGTATCAATAGCGCCCGGGCTCAGCAGGTTGACCCGAATGTGGCGGTCCTGTAAGTCGACCAGCCACCCCCGTACAAAGGCGCGGAGCGTGGCTTTGCTGGCGCTGTACACGCTATTGGCCGCATACCCTTTGATGGAGGCTATCGACCCATTAAGCACAACGGAGCCTCCCGTCGTGAGCAAGGGCAAGGCTTTTTGCACGGTGAAGAGCGTGCCGCGGACATTCAGGTTGAAGAGGGAATCGAAGAACGCTTCGCTAATCTCGCCCAGTTTGCCGAAGCCGGCCGCCCCGGCGCTGGCGAACAGAACGTCTATTTTGCCTTTTTCCCGCTGCACCGTCTCGTAGAGGCGGTCGAGATCGGCTAGGTTGGCTGCGTCGCCCAACACCCCCGTCACGTTGCGGCCAATGGTGCGCACCGCCTCGTCGAGTCTCTGCTGATTACGACCCGTAATGAAGACGTAGGCGCCTTCGGCCACAAATAAGTGGGCGGTAGCCAAAGCCAGGCCTGAGGTAGCGCCGGTAATAACGGCTACTTTTCCGGTGAGTTTTCCCATGATTTCCAGTTGCTGGTTTGCGTTGCGTGACGCTACTTGCACACTACAAGCGCTGTTCACAAGGCAAACTTCCGACGCGTGGGCAGGGCGGGCAAGTACGGCGAACTTATTCGGCACCCGATACTTTTACCCCCTAGGGCGGATTTAATCCCTGTTCCCCTCCGACATCTTTTTCCTCAATTTGCTTTCCCGATGTATCAGAAAAAAATTGCCAACACGCTTAATTGCGGCTCCGTGCTCACCAAAGAAGTGCTGCACGGCAAATGGAAGTCGACCCTGCTGGCGGGTATTGCCCAGGGCATTCAGCGGCCCAGCGCGATGCAACGCATGCTGCCCAGCGCTACGCGGCGCGTGCTCAACGTGCAACTGAATGAGCTGGAGCACCATGGCCTGGTTAGCAAAACTATCTTTCCCGAGTTGCCACCCCGAGTGGAGTACCACCTTACGGAGTTGGGGCAGTCGCTGCTGCCAGTGATTGAGGTAATGGAGCAGTGGGGCAATGCCCACCGCATAGAACTGGAACACGCGCTGGCCAGGAATTTAGCCGAGCTGCCAGACTAATCAAGGGCAGGAAACAGCCTAACGCCTACAGACGGGCGTAATAGGATCACTGTTTGTTCTACTCCTTCCATAAAGTCTGATAAAACAAAGGGGTATCGAACGTCAGGAGAGGCTAGTGAAATCGGCTCTTTACGGGCGAGTCGCCTTTTGGGGGTGCTAGGTAACGAGGCCCTTCACTTAGCGTTCCCTATCCTCTCCAGTATGCCAAGCTTGTTCTTCTTTCCCTACTCAGCGATAAACCCGTTGCCAGCAGCAAGATCTGTATCACTTCTAGAGCGCTCGTTTGTCCTATGTTCGCCTACCTGCCGTATTTGCGGCAACTGAGCAGGAAAACCTGAACCAGCTAAAAAGTCATTTGTAATGACAATATAAGAATCGGCCGCCGCTCCCCGGTGTGCGTAGCCATTCTCCCCGTTTCAGGTCGTTCGCCGACGCCTTTCGACAAGCCCGAATCCTTGCGTTGTAGCGCTTCACTTCAACGGATGGTCACTTTTGGTCGAGAGCCCTTCGCGTGCGCCAGGCGTAAGCTCTGTGCGAAACTCGCCCGTTCTGGTTCGATGGTTCGCCCACCGATTCCCTTCCACAATCA
This window contains:
- a CDS encoding class I SAM-dependent methyltransferase — its product is MIPLAFKDNFSRQAALYAQFRPVYSPELYAYLASLTLAHELAWDCGTGNGQAALSLAQFYARVVATDPSPQQLSHCRPHERVSYRVEQAEHTDLAAHSADLVTAATALHWFHFEAFYAEVRRVLKPGGVLAAWAYGVPTLTPAVDAVVRRLHDVTLDPYWQPENRLIDSGYATIPFPFQHIPSPVFSYEKPLNRLDLLGYLNTWSATQRFLSAEGYNPTEQVAQELQVIWPDAATQHVATWKLVLKVGRVSDAR
- a CDS encoding DUF6597 domain-containing transcriptional factor; amino-acid sequence: MKPDYYTVHPALQPYVSHIMVLQVHLSGPTDHRVAPFPPTPQHSLHFYPGDATHSRHATHPFLALPEATIVGPQTKKVDLALGANHRFVSVAFHPGGLFQLLRVPLHELRDVPLSAAELLGPDIRRVSEQLQATR
- a CDS encoding helix-turn-helix domain-containing protein, translated to MKRLVEAYLLTKLQQAALTPFAQAAHWMVHGGHIFPIDQAATSAGLSARQFERKAHEQLGYSPKFFARLIRFSQAYRRKVNHPAQRWTSIAYACGYYDQMHLIRDFKEFTAATPKQVARAMQQAPLTLQDELRI
- a CDS encoding nuclear transport factor 2 family protein, coding for MKTICATGLLLFSATAASAQLDTVSYPQERQQLRALLHRSGGAERVSCSDDIVAVGAKGDISYSVPQWQAVQATGKVVFKSVKPVPGSEIIRLYSGTTAVVNWLADVQLTVEGRPVALKVRRLEVFIKKETGWCRVAGQRTEVDEKLHPLTR
- a CDS encoding SDR family NAD(P)-dependent oxidoreductase — protein: MGKLTGKVAVITGATSGLALATAHLFVAEGAYVFITGRNQQRLDEAVRTIGRNVTGVLGDAANLADLDRLYETVQREKGKIDVLFASAGAAGFGKLGEISEAFFDSLFNLNVRGTLFTVQKALPLLTTGGSVVLNGSIASIKGYAANSVYSASKATLRAFVRGWLVDLQDRHIRVNLLSPGAIDTPLMAAAGSDFKAQIAPLIPRGEMGRPEEVAAAVLFLASAEASFVNGIELFVDGGMGQI
- a CDS encoding winged helix-turn-helix transcriptional regulator → MYQKKIANTLNCGSVLTKEVLHGKWKSTLLAGIAQGIQRPSAMQRMLPSATRRVLNVQLNELEHHGLVSKTIFPELPPRVEYHLTELGQSLLPVIEVMEQWGNAHRIELEHALARNLAELPD